AAAGGACTTACTATATTAGCGGTAACAGCAGCTTCTCCAATTATCAAAGCACCTACAATACCAATGGTCGGCCCAATAGGAGTAGGCAGGCGAACACTACCTTCCCTTAGCAACTCCATTAATCCAGCCATTAAAAAAGCCTCTATATATGAAGGAAAAGGAACTTCAGCCCTCCCTCCAGCAAAGGCTAATGCTAACTCTGTTGGGATCATTTCAGGGTGATAGGCAATTAAAGCAATATAAAATGCTGGCAATGTCAAAGTAATAATTAAAGCAATAAAACGTATAAATCTTAATAAACTAGCTATCATAAAACGGTCATAATAATCTTCAGGAGATTGTAAAAACACACTAATAGTTACTGGTGCAATCAATGCAAAAGGCGTACCATCTGTCACTATTACTATTCTTCCCTCCAGTAAATTGGCAACAGCTCTATCTGGTCTCTCACTTGATAGTAATTGAGGAAATAAGGAATAATGGTTATCCTCAATTAATTGTTCTATATAGCCAGAATCCTGAATACCATCAATTTCAATATTAGCAATTCTTTCTTTTACCTCTTCAACTAAGTACTTATTTGTTAAACCCTCTATATAACAAATAGAAATATCGGTTTTTGAGTATTTACCAACAACCATATTTTTTATTCTTAAAGAAGGATGTTTAATTCTCCGCCTAATTAAGGAAGTATTGACTCGAAGATTCTCTGTAAAGCCATCTCTAGGTCCTCTAATAATTGCCTCAGTTTGTGGTTCCTCTACTCCTCTAAATTCCAAGCCTATTGTATTAAGTATCAAGCCTTTATTATAACCATCTATTAATAAAATTGTCTTACCCATTAAAGGACCTTGTACTAAATCTTCTAGTTGATCATTTATCTCCACTTCATCAACACTCAGAATTTTTCTCTCTAGAAAGGAAGCAAAATCATTAATAGTACTTTCTTTAGAATTTTCCTCAATTAAATTAAAGTCCAATAATGGTTTTAAAATATTATCGTTAATAATCTGACTATTAACCAAACCATCTATGAATATAATAGCAGCCTTGGTCTTATCTTTATTGGCAATTTCAAAGTTTCTAATCTCTACATCATCACTAAAACCAATAATATCTTCTATAATTTTTACATTATCCTTAAGTTTTTTACTTAAAGTTTTTTCTTCAACCTTTTTTATAGGATTATCAGTATTACTATTGAGAATCTCTTGTATTCGATCACGAAGCCTTTTTTTCTTCATCACATCACCTTAAAGTTTAGTTTAAACCTTATAACAAATTAAAAATAACTAAAGTAAAGTTACTGGAAACTATTAGCTTATTATTATTATTGCAATAATAGTCTTTTTTATCCTATTATTTTAAAATCTTAAAGTATATTACTTTAAACTTTTTTTAATAATAAGCTTAAAGACAACAACTTTAAGGTATACAAGTGAAGTATAAATAATTAACAATAAAGTAAAAGAACTTAAAGAGAAAATTAATATACAAGGAATTCATAAAAAGGAAGTGCTAAAAATTTGAGTAACTTTAATAAAATAATAAAAAATCTTATCATTGTATCTCTTATATTTTCTTTCTTTCTAACAGGATGTGAAAATGAAGAAGTAAGTTCAACACCACCTCCGATAACTATAGGAGTTAGCATGGCAACTATGGGAGAAGAAGTTTTCGAATTTATGAAGGATGCTATGTACGATAGTAAAGAAAGAGATAATGTAAACCTAATATGGTTAGATGCTGATGACGAAAAGGAACAACAAAGGCAAGATATAAAAAAACTTATAGATAAAGAAGTAGATATAATTATCATCAATCCAGTTGACTCTAGAGAAGCTAAAGAATTAGTAAAAAAAATAAACGAAGCCGACATACCTGTCCTGGCCCTGGATAGATTTATTGAGGAAGCTGATCTAACAGGTTATGTAACTGCAGATAATATAGAAGTAGGTATTATACAGGCTAGATATTTAATTGATCAAATTGATCAAAGTGGTAAAATTATAATACTTAAAGGAGATAAAGAAAACAATGTAGCCTATGAAATAACACAGGGAAATAAAGCTGTGATTAAAAACTATATTAACGTTAGAATTGTTTCTGAAGAATGGCATGAAGATTGGTCTGGAGAACTTGCGGAAGAGACAGTAAGAAAAGCCTTAGAAAGACATCCTGATATTAAAGGAATTCTAGCCAATAATAGCTCAATGGCTATGGGAGCTGTAAAAGTATTGAAAGAAAATGATTTAATAGATGATATAGTTACCGTAGGGGCTGATGCTGCTGAAGAAGCTGTAATCGCAATAGCTAAAGGAGAGCACAATGCTGAAATTGACAAAATGCCATATTTACAAGGTTTATCTGCCTTTAAGGCAGCTACTATAATTGCTAGAAAAGATCGCTGGCATCATGAAATGAGAATAGAAAGTGGAGAATATAACATTCCCGTAAAAATAACTCCTGTACAACTTATAAATGAAGATAACATAATACTAATGAGACATAGATATCCAGAAATAATGGATCATCTAGAGTAAATATTAAAAGAGTAATCTAAGATTAAAGAACATTATATAGGATAAGCACTGCTAATTTTATAGCAGTTAGCTCTCGGAATAAAATAGGAGTGTTAATAATTGAGCAATAAGATAATTTCTTTTAAAGTTAAAAATATAATCTTTCTTCATCTTATATTACTTTTCTTTCTAATAGGATGTGAAAATGAGGAAACAACAAATCCACTCCCTCCTCCAATAACTATAGGAGTTAGCATGGCAACTATGGATGTAGAAATATTCGAATATATGAAAGATGCTATGTATGATAATAAAGAAAGAGATAATGTAAATCTAATCTGGTTAGATGCTAATGAAGAATTTGAACAACAAAAGCAGGATATTCAAAAACTTATTCAAGAAGAAGTAGACATCATTATTATTAATCCTGTTGAATCTAGAGAAGTAGGAGAATTAGTAAAAATAATAAATGATGCGAAGATACCTGTTATAGCATTAAATAGATTTATCGAGGAAGCTGATCTAA
This is a stretch of genomic DNA from Halanaerobiaceae bacterium ANBcell28. It encodes these proteins:
- a CDS encoding spore germination protein; its protein translation is MKKKRLRDRIQEILNSNTDNPIKKVEEKTLSKKLKDNVKIIEDIIGFSDDVEIRNFEIANKDKTKAAIIFIDGLVNSQIINDNILKPLLDFNLIEENSKESTINDFASFLERKILSVDEVEINDQLEDLVQGPLMGKTILLIDGYNKGLILNTIGLEFRGVEEPQTEAIIRGPRDGFTENLRVNTSLIRRRIKHPSLRIKNMVVGKYSKTDISICYIEGLTNKYLVEEVKERIANIEIDGIQDSGYIEQLIEDNHYSLFPQLLSSERPDRAVANLLEGRIVIVTDGTPFALIAPVTISVFLQSPEDYYDRFMIASLLRFIRFIALIITLTLPAFYIALIAYHPEMIPTELALAFAGGRAEVPFPSYIEAFLMAGLMELLREGSVRLPTPIGPTIGIVGALIIGEAAVTANIVSPFMVIIIATTTIASFAIPNYSAAIALRLLQFPLMIMASIFGLYGIILGLIIISIHLVSLKSFGIPYMTPMAPSRINDMKDTLVNVPIWSRFNRPKHLRTKNRQRFSSKGDDDGNERTR
- a CDS encoding substrate-binding domain-containing protein, with the translated sequence MSNFNKIIKNLIIVSLIFSFFLTGCENEEVSSTPPPITIGVSMATMGEEVFEFMKDAMYDSKERDNVNLIWLDADDEKEQQRQDIKKLIDKEVDIIIINPVDSREAKELVKKINEADIPVLALDRFIEEADLTGYVTADNIEVGIIQARYLIDQIDQSGKIIILKGDKENNVAYEITQGNKAVIKNYINVRIVSEEWHEDWSGELAEETVRKALERHPDIKGILANNSSMAMGAVKVLKENDLIDDIVTVGADAAEEAVIAIAKGEHNAEIDKMPYLQGLSAFKAATIIARKDRWHHEMRIESGEYNIPVKITPVQLINEDNIILMRHRYPEIMDHLE